The following proteins are co-located in the Bathymodiolus thermophilus thioautotrophic gill symbiont genome:
- a CDS encoding pyridoxal-phosphate-dependent aminotransferase family protein encodes MKSFNPPVRTLMGPGPSDVHPRILSAMARPTIGHLDPAFVGMMDETKEGLQAIFKTENELTMPVSAPGSAGMETCFANLVEPNDKVIVCINGVFGMRMKENITRLGGEAIVVEDDWGNAVSVDKVEQALKDNPEAKILAFVHAETSTGAQSDAKTLCKLAHQYDCITIVDAVTSLGGTELRVDEWEIDAIYSGTQKCLSAMPGISPISFSERALTKVKNRQSPVTSWFLDLNLVMGYWGKGAKRTYHHTAPVNTLYGLHESLVMMLEEGVENSWARHQSNHELLRDGLEAMGINFLVNEKDRLPQLNSVFIPEGVDDAQVRATLLNDYNLEIGAGLGAYAGKVWRIGLMGYTSRKENIALCLSALKDALGK; translated from the coding sequence ATGAAATCATTTAATCCACCAGTAAGAACTTTAATGGGGCCAGGTCCTTCCGATGTTCATCCACGAATTTTGTCAGCAATGGCACGACCGACAATTGGGCATTTAGATCCTGCTTTTGTGGGCATGATGGATGAGACTAAAGAGGGGTTGCAGGCTATTTTTAAAACTGAGAATGAATTAACTATGCCAGTATCGGCACCGGGTTCTGCTGGGATGGAGACTTGTTTTGCGAATTTGGTTGAGCCAAATGATAAGGTTATTGTTTGCATTAATGGCGTGTTTGGAATGCGTATGAAGGAAAATATCACTCGTTTGGGGGGTGAGGCGATTGTGGTTGAAGACGATTGGGGCAATGCGGTGTCGGTTGACAAAGTGGAGCAGGCTTTAAAGGACAATCCAGAGGCTAAAATTTTGGCTTTTGTGCATGCTGAGACTTCAACGGGTGCGCAGTCTGATGCCAAAACTTTGTGCAAACTTGCGCATCAATACGATTGCATTACTATTGTTGATGCGGTTACTTCGTTGGGCGGAACGGAATTGCGTGTTGATGAGTGGGAGATTGATGCGATTTATTCGGGTACGCAAAAATGTTTGTCTGCTATGCCAGGTATTTCGCCCATTAGTTTTAGCGAGCGTGCTTTAACCAAAGTAAAAAATCGTCAATCCCCTGTAACTTCTTGGTTTTTAGACCTTAATTTAGTTATGGGCTACTGGGGCAAAGGGGCAAAACGCACCTACCATCACACTGCACCTGTTAATACGCTATACGGCTTGCATGAGTCATTGGTAATGATGTTAGAAGAAGGTGTTGAGAATTCTTGGGCACGACATCAATCTAATCACGAATTATTGCGTGATGGCTTGGAAGCAATGGGCATTAATTTCTTGGTGAATGAAAAAGACCGTTTGCCACAATTAAATTCTGTATTTATCCCCGAGGGTGTAGATGATGCACAGGTTCGTGCCACTTTGCTTAACGATTACAATCTTGAAATCGGTGCTGGGCTGGGTGCTTATGCTGGTAAAGTTTGGCGTATTGGCTTGATGGGTTATACTTCTAGAAAAGAAAATATTGCGTTGTGTTTATCGGCTCTTAAGGATGCTTTGGGTAAATAA
- a CDS encoding YfhL family 4Fe-4S dicluster ferredoxin, giving the protein MSLLITDECINCDVCEPECPNEAIFMGDEIYEIDGDKCTECVGHFDEPQCVEVCPVDCCLSDPDRVETEEELLAKIK; this is encoded by the coding sequence ATGTCATTATTGATTACCGACGAATGTATTAACTGCGATGTCTGCGAGCCAGAATGCCCAAACGAAGCGATTTTTATGGGTGATGAAATCTATGAAATAGATGGCGACAAATGCACCGAATGCGTTGGCCATTTCGACGAACCACAGTGTGTAGAAGTTTGTCCAGTTGATTGTTGTCTATCCGACCCAGATCGTGTTGAAACGGAAGAAGAGTTGCTAGCAAAAATTAAATAG
- a CDS encoding deoxycytidylate deaminase — MNTLNKWDKRYLSLAKEIATWSKDPSTQVGAVTVGSKKEVLSQGFNGFPRNINDSEERYNDRETKYKFVVHAEMNAIYNATYSGTSLDGATLYVYGLPICSECAKGIIQVGIKKVVVKKSKELDCWNDSFKLSKAMFDEAGVTLIIK, encoded by the coding sequence ATGAATACATTAAATAAATGGGATAAGCGCTATTTGTCGCTAGCAAAAGAAATTGCCACTTGGTCAAAAGACCCCTCCACTCAAGTCGGTGCAGTTACCGTTGGCAGCAAAAAAGAAGTGCTGTCTCAAGGGTTTAACGGCTTTCCACGCAATATTAATGACTCTGAGGAACGCTATAACGACAGAGAAACCAAATACAAATTTGTGGTTCACGCTGAGATGAATGCGATTTACAATGCCACTTATTCTGGCACTTCACTTGATGGGGCAACTTTATATGTTTATGGCTTACCTATTTGCTCAGAATGCGCCAAAGGCATCATCCAAGTCGGCATTAAAAAAGTGGTGGTCAAAAAATCCAAAGAACTTGATTGCTGGAACGACAGCTTCAAACTCTCAAAAGCAATGTTTGATGAGGCAGGCGTTACGCTGATTATTAAATAA
- a CDS encoding FAD-binding protein, with amino-acid sequence MPNRIHQLQQLVKEANNLHINSNWLAYSGIVEYHPEELVMTAKAGTKISEIQTELAKHNQALPFFVTPNTTIGAAYAQGAQDLSDCILGVKIIDGTGDYLNFGGQVMKNVAGYDVSRLLVGSKGQFAIITQISFKVMPSTYIGKIERPCLSKNDQPIRQEIERRLKGVFDPKGIFK; translated from the coding sequence ATGCCAAATCGAATCCACCAACTACAACAATTGGTCAAAGAAGCCAACAATTTACACATTAACAGCAACTGGCTAGCCTATTCAGGCATAGTAGAATATCACCCCGAAGAACTGGTTATGACCGCCAAAGCAGGCACAAAAATCAGCGAAATCCAAACCGAACTCGCCAAACACAACCAAGCACTACCCTTTTTCGTAACACCCAACACCACCATCGGCGCTGCCTACGCCCAAGGCGCCCAAGACCTATCAGATTGCATCCTAGGCGTGAAAATCATCGACGGCACCGGAGATTACCTAAACTTCGGCGGCCAAGTCATGAAAAATGTCGCAGGCTACGATGTCTCCCGCCTCCTAGTCGGCTCCAAAGGCCAATTCGCCATCATCACACAAATCAGTTTTAAAGTTATGCCCAGCACCTACATCGGCAAAATTGAGAGGCCTTGCCTCTCAAAAAATGACCAGCCTATTCGGCAAGAAATAGAAAGGCGATTGAAGGGGGTGTTTGATCCTAAAGGGATTTTTAAATAA
- a CDS encoding Ig-like domain-containing protein: MFFRNLLLALLSSTIISCGGSGGDGNSSNSLTGYFHDSAVSGLNYSTSSGKQGITDSLGSFEYLVGDDITFSLGSLELGTAKTNTIGGREIITPRMLAENTKVVDKQKLETLILQTLQSLNANNSANEGISITNNLAISGNISTFVDKQDDFLNQLPDSAKSNNNFSVSKAEAEKHFRAQLYKLEYKKSNPIDLLISSSVPLLNSVTNTAIITFKFSQEVAFSATDIGINEVVTQSEFKQVSNAIYSVKITAKPDISGYAIITVRSDVERNTVAANFGLLVGMKFAQTDFVFDTSAVNKTFGENFSRTATVGQSSNKNITYTSNDTSIATVDQNGTVSALKAGIVNITATQLGDDSYQTASGQYRLTISKANQTNFAFDTNAVSKTFGENFSRTATAGQSSNKNITYTSSDTSIATVDKNGAIRTLKIGVVNITATQLGDESYQTASGQYTLTINNKANQTNFAFDTNAVSKIFGESFSRTATAGQSSHKNITYTSSNTSIATVDQNGTIGALKAGVVNITATQLGDDFYQTASGQYTLTINKANQTGFSAGNDKTGVTFSSYIQVATGGLSNGAISYSANSDKVNVNENGKVDIGLNAGTVIITATRAGDERYHPVSDNYTLTVLNLGAPSNLRFTKKSNNSVILNWDTATGADSYQVHYAQESFVNIEPENYGVLTSYTMLETNVTTLTIENLTRAGYYFIITAVRQNMATHRTSNQVYFSTTPSDFNQRLKIPVELNPSVDNNKKSFTLYIKKGQYQFYNGINTNVFYADSNSGNTSNNQSLMPTLRMHENDNVQITYHNKLGETTTMHGHGMHLPANQDGGPHSGIENNTTWTATYTVKQKASTNWYHPHLSGKTGEHVYKGLAGMIIVDDAESDALDLPKRYGIDDIPLIVQNRKFNANKQLVYSPTRMEIMQGFKGDTHIINSVIKPFLEVKAKRIRFRILNGSNASLYNFGLIDTSNKDKSFQQIASDQAFLEKPVTLTRVLLSPAERAEIVVDFSGNSGKTFILKDFETGAELMQIIVGSSETSNAVPGTLTTLEKHSPINATTRNFVLSGSMGGGGGNGSARFTINGKSFDMSRIDTTMTLNQTEVWTITNNMRIVHNFHIHATHFRVIERGGSASNVADNEKGYKDTVRVDPNSSVKFVVKMIDYTNNSNNPYMYHCHILEHEDNGMMGTFIVE, encoded by the coding sequence ATGTTTTTTAGAAATTTATTATTAGCACTATTAAGTAGCACTATTATTTCCTGTGGCGGCAGTGGCGGTGATGGCAATTCGTCCAATTCGTTGACTGGGTATTTTCATGATTCTGCGGTATCTGGATTGAACTACAGCACCTCTTCGGGTAAACAAGGGATTACCGATAGTTTGGGTTCGTTTGAGTATTTAGTAGGTGATGACATTACTTTTTCATTGGGGTCGCTAGAGTTGGGTACTGCAAAAACCAATACGATTGGCGGGCGTGAAATCATTACCCCGAGAATGCTGGCAGAGAATACAAAAGTTGTTGACAAGCAAAAACTAGAAACTTTAATTTTGCAAACCTTGCAATCTTTAAACGCAAATAACAGTGCAAATGAGGGCATTAGCATTACTAACAATCTTGCTATTTCAGGAAACATTAGCACCTTTGTTGACAAACAAGATGATTTTTTAAATCAATTACCAGATAGCGCTAAAAGCAACAACAACTTTAGTGTGTCAAAGGCGGAAGCAGAAAAACATTTCAGAGCGCAGTTATATAAATTGGAATACAAAAAATCAAATCCAATTGATTTGCTTATCAGTAGTAGCGTTCCTTTGTTAAACAGCGTTACTAATACTGCTATTATTACTTTTAAATTCAGCCAAGAAGTGGCTTTTAGCGCTACTGATATTGGCATTAATGAGGTTGTTACACAATCTGAGTTTAAACAAGTTTCCAATGCTATTTATAGCGTAAAAATTACCGCCAAGCCTGACATATCAGGTTATGCAATAATTACAGTAAGGTCAGATGTTGAGCGCAACACTGTGGCTGCTAATTTTGGACTGCTGGTCGGTATGAAATTTGCACAAACTGATTTTGTTTTTGACACAAGTGCAGTTAATAAAACATTTGGTGAAAATTTTAGTCGTACAGCCACCGTTGGACAAAGTAGCAACAAAAATATTACTTATACTTCAAATGACACAAGCATTGCCACAGTTGATCAAAATGGCACAGTTAGCGCATTAAAAGCCGGCATTGTGAACATTACAGCAACACAATTAGGGGATGATTCTTATCAAACTGCTAGCGGACAATACAGATTAACTATTAGCAAAGCCAATCAAACCAATTTTGCTTTTGACACAAATGCGGTCAGCAAAACATTTGGTGAAAATTTTAGTCGCACAGCCACTGCTGGACAAAGTAGCAACAAAAATATTACTTATACTTCAAGTGATACAAGCATTGCCACAGTTGATAAAAATGGCGCTATTAGAACATTAAAAATTGGTGTTGTTAATATCACAGCAACACAATTAGGGGATGAATCTTATCAAACTGCTAGTGGACAATACACGCTAACTATTAACAATAAAGCCAATCAAACCAATTTTGCTTTTGACACAAATGCAGTCAGCAAAATATTTGGCGAAAGTTTTAGTCGTACAGCCACTGCTGGACAAAGTAGCCATAAAAATATCACCTACACTTCAAGCAATACAAGTATTGCCACAGTTGATCAAAATGGCACTATTGGAGCATTAAAAGCGGGCGTTGTGAACATTACAGCAACACAATTAGGGGATGATTTTTATCAAACTGCTAGTGGACAATACACGCTAACTATTAATAAGGCCAACCAAACAGGCTTTAGTGCTGGTAATGACAAAACAGGGGTTACTTTTTCTAGTTACATCCAAGTTGCAACGGGCGGGTTGAGCAATGGCGCTATTAGTTATAGCGCTAACTCTGATAAAGTAAATGTGAATGAAAATGGCAAGGTAGATATTGGTCTTAATGCTGGCACAGTAATCATTACCGCAACTCGTGCAGGAGATGAGCGATATCATCCAGTGAGCGATAATTACACTTTAACTGTTCTAAATCTTGGTGCGCCAAGTAATTTAAGATTCACGAAAAAAAGTAACAATAGCGTGATATTAAACTGGGATACCGCTACTGGTGCAGATAGTTATCAGGTGCATTATGCACAAGAAAGTTTTGTCAATATTGAGCCTGAGAATTATGGCGTTTTGACAAGTTATACAATGTTAGAAACGAATGTAACCACTCTAACAATTGAAAATCTCACCAGAGCAGGTTATTATTTCATCATCACGGCTGTTAGGCAAAATATGGCCACCCACAGAACTAGCAATCAAGTATATTTTAGCACCACACCTTCTGACTTTAATCAAAGATTAAAAATTCCAGTTGAACTCAACCCTAGCGTTGACAACAACAAGAAAAGTTTTACCTTATACATTAAGAAAGGACAATATCAATTTTATAACGGCATCAATACCAATGTGTTTTATGCTGATAGCAATAGTGGCAATACCAGTAACAACCAATCTTTAATGCCAACTTTAAGAATGCATGAGAATGACAATGTGCAAATTACCTATCACAATAAATTAGGCGAAACCACCACTATGCACGGCCATGGTATGCACCTACCAGCAAACCAAGATGGCGGCCCTCATAGCGGCATAGAGAATAACACCACTTGGACCGCAACTTATACAGTTAAACAAAAAGCATCAACCAATTGGTATCATCCACACCTATCTGGAAAAACTGGAGAACATGTATATAAAGGCTTAGCAGGTATGATTATTGTTGATGATGCTGAAAGTGATGCACTTGATTTGCCCAAGCGTTATGGCATAGACGACATTCCATTAATTGTGCAAAATAGAAAATTTAATGCCAATAAACAACTGGTTTATAGTCCAACCAGAATGGAAATTATGCAAGGTTTTAAGGGTGATACTCATATAATTAACAGCGTTATTAAGCCATTTTTGGAGGTTAAAGCCAAGCGTATTCGTTTTAGGATATTAAATGGCTCTAATGCCAGCCTATATAACTTTGGCTTGATTGATACCAGCAATAAAGATAAAAGTTTCCAGCAAATTGCCAGCGACCAAGCATTTTTAGAAAAACCAGTTACCCTAACAAGAGTGTTATTAAGCCCCGCTGAACGCGCCGAAATAGTCGTTGATTTTAGTGGCAATAGCGGCAAAACATTCATCTTAAAAGACTTTGAAACTGGCGCTGAACTCATGCAAATTATTGTCGGTAGTAGCGAAACATCAAACGCCGTCCCAGGAACACTTACCACACTTGAAAAACACTCCCCAATTAACGCAACAACTAGAAATTTTGTCTTATCTGGCAGCATGGGCGGTGGTGGTGGCAACGGTAGCGCTAGATTCACCATTAATGGCAAATCTTTTGATATGTCTCGCATAGACACCACCATGACATTAAATCAAACCGAAGTTTGGACAATTACCAACAACATGAGAATCGTGCATAATTTCCACATACATGCAACACATTTTAGAGTGATTGAACGCGGAGGCAGTGCTAGCAATGTTGCAGACAACGAAAAAGGCTACAAAGACACAGTACGAGTTGACCCCAATAGTAGCGTTAAATTCGTGGTTAAAATGATAGATTACACTAATAACAGCAATAATCCTTATATGTATCATTGCCATATTTTAGAACACGAAGACAATGGCATGATGGGGACATTTATTGTAGAGTGA
- a CDS encoding peptidylprolyl isomerase, giving the protein MRILIAFFTLFLSIQSQAKLADGLYANLHTNQGDIIVQLAYKQAPLTVINFVGLAEGTKRSNAKMGKPFYNGLKFHRVINDFMIQGGDPKGNGTGGPGYQFADEFSDLKHDKGGILSMANSGPATNGSQFFITHTATPHLDGKHTVFGHVVEGMKVVNSIKKEDFIRELNIIRVGDEAKKFQTDEAAFQAQNKKYLVEKSKKLIKFVKSHYPNAKATDDGYFVQINQAGTGAKSSTGDTVKISLSLELDTGRKISKADEAITFTLGDGTILKAIDQSVVGMKVGEKRTVIMRNNVRNMPQDLLLIVNLELVSISK; this is encoded by the coding sequence ATGAGAATTTTAATTGCGTTTTTCACTCTTTTTTTATCAATTCAATCACAAGCAAAATTAGCAGATGGTTTATATGCTAACTTGCACACCAATCAAGGTGATATTATCGTTCAACTTGCTTATAAACAAGCGCCATTAACGGTAATTAATTTTGTTGGTTTGGCAGAAGGCACCAAGCGTTCGAATGCCAAAATGGGCAAGCCATTTTATAATGGCTTAAAATTCCACCGAGTGATTAATGACTTTATGATTCAAGGTGGCGACCCTAAGGGCAATGGCACAGGCGGCCCAGGTTATCAGTTTGCAGATGAATTTAGTGATTTAAAACATGACAAAGGTGGCATTTTATCTATGGCAAATTCAGGGCCAGCTACCAATGGTTCACAATTTTTTATTACACATACGGCAACGCCACATTTGGATGGCAAGCACACGGTTTTTGGACATGTGGTTGAAGGTATGAAAGTGGTAAATAGCATTAAAAAAGAGGATTTTATTCGTGAGTTGAATATTATCCGGGTTGGCGATGAGGCTAAAAAATTCCAAACTGATGAGGCGGCTTTTCAAGCGCAGAATAAAAAATATTTAGTTGAAAAAAGTAAAAAACTGATTAAGTTTGTTAAAAGCCATTACCCAAATGCAAAAGCCACAGACGATGGTTACTTTGTGCAAATTAATCAAGCAGGAACCGGTGCAAAATCAAGTACAGGTGATACCGTAAAAATTAGCCTATCACTGGAATTAGATACTGGCAGGAAAATAAGCAAAGCTGACGAAGCAATAACTTTTACCTTAGGCGATGGCACCATTCTTAAAGCCATTGATCAATCGGTAGTAGGGATGAAAGTCGGTGAAAAGCGCACTGTTATTATGCGTAATAATGTTCGAAATATGCCACAAGATTTGCTTTTGATTGTGAATTTGGAGCTGGTATCAATAAGTAAATAA
- the mraY gene encoding phospho-N-acetylmuramoyl-pentapeptide-transferase, with protein MFLEFINFLTQFDSGFNVLQYLTLRAILAMLMSLFTVLALGRLFINQLQQYQIAQIIRHDGPESHLSKAGTPTMGGILILFSFISSVLVWGNLHNVYLWIVVVVALVFGAIGFTDDYLKISKKSANGLSAKQKYLAQSFSAIAIALWIVSNTEQAISTDLLIPFFKDLTVPLGAIGLVVLSYFVIVGSSNAVNLTDGLDGLAIMPTVLIAGALAIFAYIGSNYHFAEYLNMPFMPIASEMVVVCAALVGAGLGFLWFNTYPAEVFMGDVGSLALGAILAVIAIVIRQEILLFIMGGIFVAETLSVLIQVTWYKRTKKRIFLMAPLHHHFEKKGMSEPKIIVRFWMVTLILVLISLASIKIR; from the coding sequence ATGTTCCTAGAGTTCATTAATTTTCTTACTCAATTTGATTCGGGTTTTAATGTTTTACAATATCTGACACTTCGTGCAATTTTAGCGATGCTAATGTCTTTGTTTACCGTGCTCGCTTTAGGTCGTCTGTTTATCAATCAATTGCAGCAATATCAAATTGCGCAAATCATTCGTCATGACGGCCCAGAATCGCACTTGTCTAAGGCAGGCACGCCAACCATGGGTGGCATTTTAATTTTATTTTCCTTTATTAGCAGCGTGCTGGTGTGGGGCAATTTGCACAATGTTTATCTTTGGATTGTGGTGGTGGTGGCGTTGGTTTTTGGGGCAATTGGCTTTACCGATGATTATTTAAAAATTAGCAAAAAATCTGCCAATGGCTTAAGTGCCAAACAAAAATATTTGGCGCAATCGTTTAGTGCAATTGCTATTGCGCTATGGATAGTGAGCAATACCGAGCAGGCGATTTCTACCGATTTATTGATTCCTTTCTTTAAAGATTTGACTGTGCCACTGGGTGCTATCGGCTTGGTTGTGTTGTCTTATTTTGTAATTGTCGGCAGTTCTAATGCGGTTAATTTAACCGATGGCTTAGATGGTTTGGCTATTATGCCGACTGTTTTGATTGCGGGGGCTTTGGCAATTTTTGCTTATATTGGCAGCAATTATCATTTTGCTGAATATTTAAATATGCCTTTTATGCCGATTGCCAGCGAAATGGTGGTTGTTTGTGCTGCTTTGGTTGGTGCGGGATTGGGTTTTTTATGGTTTAACACTTATCCTGCTGAGGTTTTTATGGGTGATGTGGGCTCTTTGGCGTTGGGTGCGATTTTGGCAGTTATTGCTATTGTTATTCGTCAAGAAATTTTGTTGTTTATTATGGGCGGTATTTTTGTCGCCGAAACACTCTCGGTATTGATTCAGGTTACTTGGTATAAGCGCACTAAAAAGCGCATTTTTTTAATGGCACCTTTGCATCATCATTTTGAGAAAAAAGGTATGTCTGAGCCGAAAATTATCGTGCGTTTTTGGATGGTTACTTTAATTTTGGTGTTAATCAGTCTAGCCTCCATTAAAATACGCTGA
- a CDS encoding FAD-linked oxidase C-terminal domain-containing protein, whose protein sequence is MKIIQQLLTQLPKNIILTGEENTRPFECDGLSVYRQKPLAVVLPENIEQVKQVLKICKAHNTPVVTRGAGTGLAGGAMPLEKSIVLGLSKLNQVKSIDVENRLAVVEPGVRNIAISEAVSGFGLYYAPDPSSQIACTIGGNVAENSGGVHCLKYGLTVHNVEAIKMLTIDGDELVLSRQDDGLGLLALMNGSEGLLGIITEITVKLTPTPALARVVMAGFDSVRECANVVADIIKAGIIPAGLEMMDSFAIQAAEGFAGVGYPLEAQALLLCELDGTQAQVQTELDVVLKILSNASSLKVSASEEERLNLWKGRKSAFPAVGRLSPDYYCMDGTIPRRHLADMLEKINELSQKYQLRVANVFHAGDGNLHPLILYDANVAGELEKVEEFGTEILKLSVDMGGSITGEHGVGVEKLNAMCHQFNHKELAIFHKIKQAFDPNSLLNPGKAVPELHRCAELGAMHVHHGKLPHPELERF, encoded by the coding sequence ATGAAAATCATACAACAACTTTTAACACAACTACCTAAAAACATCATCCTAACAGGCGAGGAAAATACCCGTCCCTTTGAGTGTGATGGGTTAAGTGTGTATCGGCAAAAACCGTTGGCGGTGGTGTTGCCAGAGAATATTGAGCAAGTTAAACAGGTGTTAAAAATTTGCAAGGCACATAATACGCCAGTGGTAACTCGGGGTGCTGGGACAGGTTTGGCAGGTGGGGCGATGCCGCTTGAAAAATCAATTGTACTGGGGTTGTCTAAGTTGAATCAAGTGAAGTCAATTGATGTGGAAAATCGACTGGCAGTGGTGGAACCGGGGGTGAGGAATATTGCGATTAGTGAGGCGGTGTCTGGGTTTGGATTATATTATGCGCCTGATCCATCGAGTCAAATTGCTTGCACGATTGGCGGTAATGTGGCTGAAAATTCTGGTGGTGTGCATTGTTTGAAATATGGATTAACGGTGCATAATGTTGAGGCGATTAAAATGCTGACCATTGATGGCGATGAGTTGGTGTTGTCGCGTCAGGATGATGGATTGGGGTTATTGGCATTAATGAATGGCTCGGAGGGTTTACTGGGGATTATTACTGAAATTACGGTTAAATTAACGCCAACACCTGCCCTTGCTAGAGTGGTGATGGCGGGATTTGATTCTGTTCGAGAATGCGCCAATGTGGTGGCAGATATTATTAAGGCGGGGATTATTCCTGCTGGGTTGGAAATGATGGACAGTTTTGCCATTCAAGCAGCCGAAGGATTTGCTGGCGTTGGTTATCCATTAGAAGCACAAGCACTGTTACTTTGCGAATTAGACGGCACACAAGCGCAGGTGCAAACTGAATTAGATGTCGTGTTAAAAATTTTATCCAACGCCTCATCGTTAAAGGTATCTGCCAGCGAAGAAGAACGATTAAATTTATGGAAAGGGCGCAAATCCGCCTTCCCTGCCGTCGGCAGATTGTCCCCTGATTATTATTGTATGGACGGCACAATTCCAAGACGACACCTAGCCGATATGTTGGAAAAAATTAACGAATTAAGCCAAAAATACCAACTCAGAGTAGCCAATGTTTTCCACGCAGGCGATGGCAATTTACACCCCCTGATTTTGTACGATGCCAATGTCGCAGGTGAGTTAGAAAAAGTAGAAGAATTTGGCACAGAAATCCTAAAACTCAGCGTTGATATGGGCGGCTCCATCACTGGAGAACACGGCGTAGGCGTTGAAAAACTAAACGCCATGTGTCACCAATTCAACCACAAAGAACTGGCAATATTCCACAAAATCAAACAAGCCTTCGATCCAAATTCACTACTCAATCCTGGTAAAGCCGTCCCAGAACTACACCGCTGCGCAGAATTAGGCGCCATGCATGTCCATCACGGCAAATTACCCCACCCTGAATTGGAGCGCTTTTAA